One segment of Nocardioides sp. QY071 DNA contains the following:
- a CDS encoding MFS transporter: protein MTSSPTTTSTEGRPEVSHHRPALAILALAVGGFTIGTTEFMTMGVLPEIAHGVEVSVPDAGHVISAYALGVVVGVPILAFFGAALPRRAMLVGLMAAYAAFNLLSAAAPGYEVLTVARFLDGLPHGAYFGVASLVAASLVAPERRGRAVASVMLGLSVANVVGVPLATFLGQQVGWRSTYLLGGLLALVTVAMVLAAVPSVPGDSGASGRKEAREFFGSLQVWLTMAVGAVGFGGMFAVYSYIAKTVTVVGGLERGTVPFFVLALGLGMVAGTWLAGELAAWSVYRSLLLSGVAGIVLMLVYYAAAPHGWVLLPVAFLVTATGSVLVVNLQLRLMDVAGDAVTLGAAMNHAALNIANALGAWLGGLVIAGGHGYRAPALVGAGLAAVGTAILVASAVVHRRQGVTAVRV, encoded by the coding sequence GTGACCTCCTCGCCGACGACGACCTCGACCGAGGGGCGCCCCGAGGTGTCCCATCACCGACCCGCGCTGGCGATCCTGGCGCTCGCGGTCGGCGGGTTCACCATCGGCACCACCGAGTTCATGACGATGGGCGTGCTGCCCGAGATCGCCCACGGCGTCGAGGTGTCCGTGCCGGACGCGGGTCACGTGATCTCGGCGTACGCGCTCGGCGTGGTGGTCGGCGTACCGATCCTCGCCTTCTTCGGTGCCGCCTTGCCGCGCCGCGCCATGCTCGTGGGACTGATGGCCGCGTACGCCGCCTTCAACCTGCTCAGCGCGGCCGCACCCGGCTACGAGGTGCTCACGGTGGCCCGCTTCCTCGACGGGCTTCCCCACGGCGCCTACTTCGGCGTCGCCAGCCTGGTCGCGGCGAGCCTGGTCGCGCCCGAGCGGCGCGGGCGGGCGGTCGCGAGCGTCATGCTCGGGCTGTCGGTCGCCAATGTCGTCGGCGTCCCGCTGGCCACCTTCCTCGGCCAGCAGGTCGGCTGGCGCTCGACGTACCTGCTCGGCGGCCTGCTTGCCCTGGTCACCGTCGCGATGGTGCTCGCCGCGGTGCCGTCGGTGCCGGGGGACTCCGGGGCGAGCGGGCGCAAGGAGGCCCGCGAGTTCTTCGGCAGCCTCCAGGTGTGGCTGACCATGGCGGTCGGCGCCGTCGGGTTCGGCGGCATGTTCGCCGTCTACTCCTACATCGCCAAGACGGTCACCGTCGTCGGCGGCCTCGAGCGCGGCACGGTCCCGTTCTTCGTGCTGGCTCTGGGCCTCGGCATGGTCGCCGGCACCTGGCTCGCCGGCGAGCTCGCCGCGTGGTCGGTCTACCGCAGCCTGCTGCTGTCCGGCGTCGCCGGCATCGTGCTGATGCTCGTCTACTACGCCGCCGCGCCCCACGGCTGGGTGCTGCTGCCCGTCGCCTTCCTCGTCACCGCGACCGGATCCGTGCTCGTCGTCAACCTGCAGCTGCGGCTGATGGACGTCGCGGGCGACGCGGTCACCCTCGGCGCCGCGATGAACCACGCCGCCCTCAACATCGCCAACGCGCTCGGCGCCTGGCTCGGCGGACTGGTCATCGCCGGTGGTCATGGCTACCGCGCGCCGGCCCTCGTCGGCGCCGGCCTCGCCGCCGTCGGTACGGCGATCCTGGTCGCCTCGGCCGTCGTCCACCGCCGCCAAGGCGTCACTGCGGTCCGTGTCTGA